Proteins co-encoded in one Ananas comosus cultivar F153 linkage group 15, ASM154086v1, whole genome shotgun sequence genomic window:
- the LOC109721467 gene encoding serine/threonine-protein phosphatase PP2A catalytic subunit-like: protein MSVDPTPASSRGNLDEQIEQLMQCKPLSEQEVRVLCEKAKEVLMEESNVQPVKSPVTICGDIHGQFHDLAELFRIGGKCPDTNYLFMGDYVDRGYYSVETGRGAGPGFEPAPRRGEPDVTRRTPDYFL from the exons ATGAGCGTGGATCCGACCCCCGCGAGCTCCCGTGGCAACCTCGACGAGCAGATTGAGCAGCTCATGCAGTGCAAGCCTCTCTCCGAGCAAGAG GTTAGAGTATTATGTGAGAAAGCAAAGGAAGTTTTGATGGAGGAGAGCAATGTCCAG CCTGTTAAGAGCCCTGTGACAATATGTGGTGATATTCATGGACAATTCCATGATCTCGCAGAGCTATTCCGGATTGGTGGAAAG TGTCCAGATACCAACTACCTGTTCATGGGAGACTATGTAGATCGTGGATATTATTCTGTTGAAACNGGAAGGGGGGCGGGCCCTGGG TTTGAGCCAGCACCGAGGAGAGGTGAACCTGATGTTACACGAAGAACACCTGATTATTTTCTATGA